Within Candidatus Thorarchaeota archaeon, the genomic segment TCGAGCAGCTCATCCTTTGTGAAGTACCCGTCTTGCTGTAACAGTGTGATCTCGCCTGTGGTCGGAAGTATCGCCATGGGTATGTCACCCTGACCGTGTTTGTCTTCTTCATCACCAAGGTCGACGACAAGGACACCATCTGCCTTACCCACTGCAACAGCGGGCACCAGTGTCCTCATGGGGATTCCAGCGTCAGCCAACGCAAGTGATGCAGCATTTATCGCTGCACACCTAGTCCCGCCGTCGGCCTGAATGACCTGTATGAAGACGTCCACAACAGCACGTGGAAACTCCTCCAAGAACAACGCAGGCTCAAGAGCGTTTGCAATCACCATCGATATCTCTCGCTCTCTCCGCGATGGTGCAGGCTTCTTGCGGTCCGGTACAGAGAATGTTGCCATCCTATATACAGTTCGCAAGTAGGCTCGGTCATTGAGCGTCAGATGCCTCGGATGAAGTTCGCGTGGGCCATAGACTGCTGCAATGATGTGTGTCTTCCCTTGATGAATGGCCGCCGA encodes:
- a CDS encoding exosome complex exonuclease Rrp41 — encoded protein: MEKKPDYLISPEGLRVDGRRPDELRPIELEVGVLKTADGSAAIHQGKTHIIAAVYGPRELHPRHLTLNDRAYLRTVYRMATFSVPDRKKPAPSRREREISMVIANALEPALFLEEFPRAVVDVFIQVIQADGGTRCAAINAASLALADAGIPMRTLVPAVAVGKADGVLVVDLGDEEDKHGQGDIPMAILPTTGEITLLQQDGYFTKDELLEAIQMGMNACKYIHELQKEALKRAYAKRVPVTTEGEEDELEEYEDDLETDLGEADLSEDDDEEDD